A window of Hevea brasiliensis isolate MT/VB/25A 57/8 chromosome 14, ASM3005281v1, whole genome shotgun sequence contains these coding sequences:
- the LOC110637272 gene encoding uncharacterized protein LOC110637272 yields MRSKANKQSKLMMEIILAPIKILSKARDFYMKSMVDCAGRVGYTTVVFGGPVASQSVQLPKSFSVSSSSQGSKNNEELRQLLQGSGMESLDMMNSRQRQQVRIKAMESGDMGRCYSVGLGKIGKIDEEKACSFREDEDLCPRSRCHALRRSVVYYC; encoded by the coding sequence ATGAGGAGCAAAGCAAACAAGCAAAGCAAACTCATGATGGAAATCATATTAGCACCCATTAAAATTCTCAGCAAGGCAAGAGACTTCTACATGAAGAGCATGGTAGACTGTGCCGGAAGGGTTGGCTATACCACCGTGGTATTTGGTGGCCCGGTGGCGTCTCAAAGCGTGCAGTTACCTAAGAGTTTCAGTGTTAGCTCTTCATCACAAGGAAGCAAAAATAATGAGGAATTACGACAACTTTTGCAGGGCAGTGGGATGGAATCGTTAGATATGATGAATAGTAGGCAAAGACAACAGGTTAGAATAAAGGCAATGGAGAGTGGTGATATGGGGAGATGTTACAGTGTTGGATTGGGAAAGATTGGGAAAATTGATGAGGAAAAGGCTTGTTCTTTTAGAGAAGATGAAGATTTGTGTCCTAGAAGTAGATGCCATGCCCTTAGGAGAAGTGTTGTGTATTATTGCTAG
- the LOC131172911 gene encoding uncharacterized protein LOC131172911 → MDKLSMKVNSSVGGSSNLVDVGAANVNYATDFSAFSQDFSSEQASSSNSKAFGKLPSQPENPREQCNVVTLRSGKVMGEEHEIEVKLKEKKDECESESTSTKAKANKEANEEKEDKKKIEEKYVPPAPYKPPLPFPQRFQKAQLDKQFRKFLKVLKKLYINIPFTDVISQMPYYAKFLREILSNKRRLEDYETVALTEECSAILQNKLPPKLKDPGSFSIPCHIREKSIERALCDLGASVSLMPLFICEKLKVGDLKPTL, encoded by the exons atggacaagctaagcatgaaagtaaaTTCTTCAGTTGGAGGTTCAAGTAATTTAGTAGAtgttggagctgcaaatgtcaacTATGCAACTGATTTTTCTGCATTtagtcaagatttttcaagtgagcaa GCTAGCTCTTCAaatagtaaagcttttgggaagcttcctagccaacctGAGAATCCAAGGGAGCAGTGCAATGttgttactttaagaagtggaaagGTAATGGGGGAAGAACACGAAATTGAAGTAAagttgaaagaaaagaaagatgagTGTGAGAGTGAATCCACTTCAACTAAAGCTAAAGCTAATAAGGAAGCAAATGAAGAGaaagaagataaaaagaaaatagaagagaaaTATGTGCCTCCTGCACCGTATAAGCCACCATTGCCCTTTCCTCAGAGGTTTCAGAAAGCACAATTAGATAAGCAGTTTAGGAAATTCCTTAAAGTCttgaagaagttgtatatcaacatTCCATTCACCGATGTCATTTCTCAAATGCCTtattatgctaagtttttgagggagattttatcaaataaaagaaGGTTGGAAGATTATGAAACTGTTGCACTTACTGAGGAGTGCAGTGCTATATTACAGAATAAGCTCCCACCTAAGCTGAAAGATCCTGGaagtttttccataccatgtcacattagAGAAAAAAGTATTGAGAGAGCATTATGTGACTTGGGGGCTAGTGTTAGCTTGATGCCGCTTTTCATATGTGAGAAGTTAAAGGTTGGCGATCTAAAGCCCACTCTATAA